In Mycobacterium stomatepiae, the following are encoded in one genomic region:
- a CDS encoding glycosyltransferase family 39 protein: MSGRRVLDPLIVGVLATVVSLAGAGRPSFWYDEAATISAAYSRSLSQLWQMLSNVDAVHGLYYLLMHGWFQLVAPTEFWSRAPSGLAVGAAAAGIVLLGNQFSSRAVALAAGAICAVLPRSTWAGIEARPYAMSMMAAVWLTVLFVYATRRNKAWVWAAYGVAQAVSIVLDVYLVLLLLVHFAFVCAFLRGRTVLTGFVVTSALASCAVAPFLFVAAGQVHQISWVAPIGHRTIEDVTVQQYFERSPPFAVLSALVIAAAIAVWRWTSVKLVAADRQLLTLAAAWLLIPTALIVAWSAWLHPIYTPRYLCFTAPAIALILGVCIGALAAKPWVAPVIVVAFAVAAAPNYLWVQHDPYAKYGMDYSQVADLITAQAAPGDCLLINDTVTFMPAPMRPLMAARPDAYRKLIDLTLWQRATERRDVFDTNLIPEVVAQPLGHCGVVWIITQADESMPAHEQGSAIPPGPRYGATPAFAVPHDLGFRLVERWQFNLVQVIKAQR, from the coding sequence GTGTCAGGGCGTCGCGTGCTGGACCCGCTGATCGTCGGAGTACTGGCCACCGTGGTAAGTCTGGCCGGCGCCGGCCGCCCCTCCTTCTGGTACGACGAGGCCGCGACCATTTCGGCCGCCTACAGTCGATCCCTGAGCCAGCTGTGGCAGATGCTCAGCAACGTCGACGCCGTCCATGGCCTGTACTACCTGCTGATGCACGGCTGGTTCCAGCTCGTCGCGCCGACCGAGTTCTGGTCCCGCGCGCCCAGCGGTCTGGCGGTCGGGGCCGCCGCCGCCGGAATCGTGTTGCTGGGCAACCAGTTCTCCTCCCGCGCCGTGGCGCTGGCCGCCGGGGCCATCTGTGCGGTGTTGCCGCGTTCGACGTGGGCGGGCATCGAAGCTCGTCCCTATGCCATGTCAATGATGGCCGCCGTATGGCTGACCGTCCTGTTCGTCTACGCGACGCGTCGCAACAAGGCCTGGGTTTGGGCGGCTTACGGTGTTGCTCAAGCGGTTTCGATCGTGCTCGATGTCTACCTCGTGTTGCTGTTGCTGGTGCACTTCGCGTTTGTCTGCGCCTTCCTGCGGGGGCGAACGGTGCTGACGGGCTTTGTCGTGACGTCGGCTCTAGCGAGTTGTGCCGTCGCGCCGTTCCTGTTCGTGGCCGCGGGTCAGGTGCATCAGATCAGTTGGGTCGCGCCGATCGGGCACCGAACGATCGAGGACGTGACGGTTCAGCAGTACTTCGAGCGGAGCCCACCTTTCGCGGTGCTCTCCGCGCTGGTGATCGCGGCGGCCATTGCCGTGTGGCGCTGGACATCGGTGAAACTCGTTGCGGCAGATCGGCAATTGCTGACCCTGGCGGCAGCCTGGCTGCTGATACCGACCGCCCTGATCGTGGCCTGGTCGGCGTGGCTGCACCCGATCTACACACCACGCTATCTGTGCTTCACCGCGCCCGCGATCGCACTGATCCTGGGCGTCTGCATCGGCGCGCTGGCGGCCAAGCCATGGGTGGCACCGGTGATCGTCGTCGCATTTGCCGTCGCCGCCGCACCGAATTACCTATGGGTGCAACATGACCCGTATGCCAAGTACGGAATGGACTACAGCCAGGTGGCGGATCTGATCACCGCCCAGGCGGCGCCGGGTGATTGCCTGCTGATTAACGACACCGTGACGTTTATGCCCGCACCGATGCGACCCCTGATGGCGGCGCGCCCCGATGCCTACCGGAAGCTGATCGATCTCACCCTCTGGCAACGGGCAACTGAGCGTCGGGATGTCTTCGACACCAACCTGATTCCTGAGGTCGTCGCTCAACCGCTGGGCCATTGTGGGGTCGTGTGGATCATCACCCAGGCCGACGAGTCGATGCCCGCCCACGAGCAGGGTTCGGCGATTCCGCCCGGGCCCCGCTACGGCGCGACACCGGCCTTCGCGGTCCCGCACGACCTGGGGTTCCGGCTGGTCGAACGCTGGCAGTTCAACCTCGTCCAGGTGATCAAAGCGCAGCGATAG
- a CDS encoding glycoside hydrolase family 16 protein codes for MDRRSMLLTTGLGMLAAAASMPLPEAAARPSAPQAPPAAGPGGPYIFADEFDGPAGSPPDPGKWTIQTWQDDVFPPVEGIYRDDRQNVFQDGHSNLVLCATHDFFSNTYYSGKLRGNFRSMINQTWEAKIKLDCLTPGLWPSFWGVNEDPLPDGEVDIFEWYGNGQWAPGTTVHAASNGKTWEGKSIPGLVDGNWHTWRMHWGEEGFEFSRDGAEYFKVPNKPIHVAGGAPDDFRWPFNIPGYWMTPMFTLAVGGVGAGDPAAGVFPASMLVDYIRIW; via the coding sequence ATGGATCGTCGCAGCATGTTGTTGACGACTGGGCTCGGCATGCTGGCAGCGGCGGCGTCAATGCCGCTCCCGGAAGCGGCGGCGCGTCCGTCGGCGCCGCAGGCACCGCCGGCGGCCGGCCCCGGTGGGCCGTACATCTTTGCCGACGAGTTCGACGGGCCTGCGGGATCTCCTCCCGATCCGGGCAAGTGGACGATCCAGACCTGGCAGGACGACGTCTTCCCACCCGTCGAGGGGATCTACCGCGACGACCGCCAAAACGTGTTCCAGGATGGGCACTCCAACCTCGTCCTGTGCGCCACCCACGATTTTTTTAGCAACACCTATTACAGCGGCAAGCTGCGCGGCAATTTCCGCAGCATGATCAACCAGACTTGGGAAGCGAAGATCAAGCTCGACTGCCTGACCCCCGGCCTGTGGCCGTCCTTCTGGGGAGTCAACGAGGACCCGCTGCCGGACGGCGAGGTCGACATTTTCGAGTGGTACGGCAATGGCCAATGGGCTCCGGGTACCACGGTGCACGCGGCGTCCAACGGCAAGACCTGGGAAGGCAAATCGATTCCCGGATTGGTCGACGGCAACTGGCACACCTGGCGGATGCATTGGGGCGAGGAGGGATTCGAATTCTCGCGCGACGGCGCCGAGTACTTCAAGGTTCCCAACAAACCCATTCACGTCGCCGGCGGTGCTCCCGACGATTTCCGCTGGCCGTTCAACATTCCCGGCTACTGGATGACGCCGATGTTCACGCTGGCGGTCGGCGGCGTGGGCGCGGGCGATCCTGCCGCGGGTGTCTTCCCGGCCTCCATGCTGGTCGACTACATCCGTATCTGGTAG
- a CDS encoding glycoside hydrolase family 16 protein: MRMPGMDRRRMMMLAGFGALAATVPAAKAGAAPARAGSYLFHDEFDGPAGSAPDSSKWVVASQRTPIHNPTGFDRPQFWGQYRDSRQNVFVDGKSNLVLRATRDGGNYFGGLVSGTWRGGIGTTWEARVKLNCLTGGCWPAWWLSNDDPGRSGEVDLMEWYGNGEWPSGTTVHANPDGTAFETHPIAVDGGWHTWRVTWNPDGMYFWEDFAEGAEPYFTVPATGIQDVHDPIRMWPFNDVGYTLFPMLNLAVGGSGGGDPASGAYPAEMLVDWVRVF, encoded by the coding sequence CTGCGAATGCCAGGTATGGATCGTCGCCGGATGATGATGCTGGCCGGATTCGGTGCCCTGGCCGCGACGGTCCCCGCCGCCAAGGCCGGAGCCGCGCCGGCGCGGGCGGGGTCTTACCTGTTTCACGACGAGTTCGATGGTCCGGCCGGTTCGGCGCCCGATTCGTCGAAATGGGTTGTGGCGAGCCAACGTACACCGATCCACAACCCGACCGGATTCGACCGGCCCCAGTTTTGGGGGCAGTACCGCGACAGCCGGCAGAACGTGTTCGTCGACGGCAAATCCAACCTCGTGCTGCGCGCCACCCGGGACGGCGGCAACTACTTCGGCGGCCTGGTCAGCGGCACCTGGCGGGGTGGCATCGGGACCACCTGGGAAGCGCGCGTCAAACTCAACTGCCTGACTGGCGGCTGCTGGCCCGCCTGGTGGTTGTCCAATGACGATCCCGGTCGCAGTGGCGAAGTCGACCTGATGGAGTGGTACGGCAACGGGGAGTGGCCCTCGGGTACCACCGTGCACGCGAACCCGGACGGCACGGCATTCGAGACCCACCCGATCGCGGTCGATGGCGGGTGGCACACCTGGCGCGTGACTTGGAATCCGGATGGCATGTACTTCTGGGAGGACTTCGCCGAGGGCGCCGAACCCTACTTCACCGTTCCGGCGACCGGCATCCAGGATGTCCACGATCCGATCCGGATGTGGCCGTTCAACGACGTCGGCTACACGCTGTTTCCGATGCTCAACCTCGCGGTCGGTGGTTCGGGCGGCGGCGACCCCGCGTCGGGCGCCTATCCGGCAGAGATGCTGGTCGACTGGGTGCGCGTCTTCTGA
- a CDS encoding MarR family winged helix-turn-helix transcriptional regulator, which produces MSASHDEPLGFLLYRVMASLRPQVAAELKPLGLGLPEFVCLRILANHPGLTSAELARGTNVSAQAANQVLHALENRGACSRAASAPSGRALPARLTPRGKALLKRAEAAVVAEQRILTRLAAEQQSQLKELLYAAGTP; this is translated from the coding sequence ATGAGTGCTTCCCATGACGAGCCTTTGGGTTTCCTGTTGTACCGAGTGATGGCGTCGTTGCGGCCCCAGGTCGCCGCGGAGCTGAAGCCGCTGGGACTCGGCCTGCCCGAATTCGTGTGCCTGCGGATCTTGGCCAACCACCCCGGACTCACGAGTGCGGAGTTGGCTCGCGGCACCAACGTGTCCGCGCAGGCGGCCAACCAGGTGCTGCATGCCCTCGAAAACCGCGGCGCCTGCAGTCGTGCCGCGTCGGCACCGTCGGGTCGTGCGCTGCCGGCCCGGCTGACCCCGCGCGGCAAAGCTCTACTGAAGCGCGCCGAGGCCGCGGTGGTGGCCGAACAGCGAATTCTGACCCGGCTCGCCGCCGAGCAGCAAAGTCAGCTCAAAGAACTGCTCTATGCTGCGGGCACCCCTTGA
- a CDS encoding NADP-dependent oxidoreductase has product MPDMPNRQILLRRRPTGLVSRDDTELITRPAPEPGDGEALVRTTYVGLDAAVRTWLNDQPSYLPPVQLGEVIRAAGIGEVVASRCDAYAVGDVITTLTGFQEYVIIRDDVFSTPIPGEDDQLAIMSVYGPTGATAYFGMTDIGKPKAGETVVVSAAAGATGSIAGQIAKIAGARVVGIAGGPEKCRAVVEDFGFDACIDYKNDDVPAALKQHCPKRVDVYFDNVGGPILNAVLGRLANNARVVLCGVISSYLTGEHPGPANYVNLLSKTALMQGFNALDQWGRFDEAFAALREWEAEGRLKHRQTIFDGIESCVEALNGLFTGANIGKTLVKLSEPSG; this is encoded by the coding sequence GTGCCCGACATGCCGAATCGCCAGATCCTGTTGCGACGCCGCCCGACCGGGCTGGTTTCGCGCGATGACACCGAGCTGATCACCCGGCCGGCACCCGAACCCGGCGACGGTGAAGCACTGGTCCGAACGACCTACGTCGGGCTCGACGCGGCGGTCCGGACCTGGCTGAACGACCAGCCGAGCTACCTGCCGCCGGTGCAGCTCGGCGAGGTGATCCGGGCGGCCGGCATCGGCGAGGTCGTCGCATCGCGATGCGACGCCTATGCCGTCGGCGACGTGATCACCACGCTGACCGGATTCCAGGAATACGTGATCATCCGCGACGACGTGTTCAGCACGCCCATCCCGGGCGAAGACGACCAGTTGGCGATCATGTCGGTGTACGGCCCTACCGGTGCCACCGCCTACTTCGGCATGACCGACATCGGTAAGCCCAAGGCCGGTGAGACGGTGGTGGTCTCGGCGGCCGCGGGCGCCACCGGGTCGATCGCGGGGCAAATCGCCAAGATCGCCGGAGCCCGGGTGGTGGGCATTGCGGGCGGGCCGGAGAAATGCCGGGCAGTGGTCGAGGACTTCGGATTCGACGCATGCATCGACTACAAGAACGACGATGTGCCCGCCGCGCTCAAGCAGCATTGCCCCAAGCGCGTCGACGTCTACTTCGACAATGTCGGGGGGCCGATCCTCAACGCGGTGCTCGGCCGGCTCGCCAACAACGCACGCGTCGTGCTCTGCGGCGTCATCTCCAGCTACCTGACCGGTGAGCATCCGGGTCCGGCCAACTACGTGAACCTGCTGTCGAAGACCGCCCTGATGCAGGGATTCAACGCACTCGACCAATGGGGCCGTTTCGACGAAGCCTTTGCCGCACTGCGCGAGTGGGAGGCCGAAGGCCGGCTCAAGCACCGCCAGACCATCTTTGACGGCATCGAGTCGTGCGTGGAGGCCCTCAACGGGTTGTTCACCGGCGCCAACATCGGCAAGACGTTGGTCAAGCTGAGCGAGCCTTCGGGCTGA
- a CDS encoding DUF3060 domain-containing protein, whose amino-acid sequence MESQDDPEKRIRDLERPLAETARASELGGTPQGGHAYPPPPPGPVPPPLSGSVPPPPPMYNYGGPYGGPSPTSSGNRLWWIVGTVIVIGVLALAGGIAAFAAHQISGVRSIINSEISTTPSTSSRVTTSPRTTTRSPRSSTSAPPTTSGPSTLPLPPQAAPLDVSGIDENKTIVCNDNVVTVSGINNTIVITGHCASLTVSGMKNSVTVDSSDAIDASGMNNQVTFHSGSPKISNSGVDNVVAQG is encoded by the coding sequence ATGGAATCGCAGGACGACCCGGAAAAACGGATCCGGGACCTCGAGCGCCCGCTGGCCGAGACCGCGCGCGCTTCCGAATTGGGTGGCACCCCGCAGGGTGGCCACGCGTACCCGCCGCCGCCACCCGGTCCGGTGCCACCTCCGCTGTCCGGCTCGGTGCCACCGCCGCCGCCCATGTACAACTACGGCGGCCCCTACGGCGGGCCGTCGCCGACATCCTCGGGCAACCGACTGTGGTGGATCGTGGGCACCGTCATCGTGATCGGTGTGCTGGCACTCGCGGGCGGCATCGCAGCCTTTGCCGCACACCAGATTTCCGGTGTCCGGTCGATCATCAACTCGGAGATCTCGACCACGCCCAGCACGTCGTCGCGGGTGACGACATCGCCCCGGACAACCACGCGCAGCCCGAGGTCGTCGACCAGCGCGCCGCCCACGACCTCGGGTCCCTCGACGTTGCCGCTGCCGCCGCAGGCCGCGCCGCTCGACGTGTCCGGCATCGACGAGAACAAGACGATCGTGTGCAACGACAACGTGGTCACCGTCAGCGGGATCAACAACACGATCGTGATCACCGGCCACTGTGCCAGCCTGACGGTCTCCGGCATGAAGAACTCGGTCACCGTCGATTCCTCCGACGCGATCGACGCGTCGGGCATGAACAACCAGGTGACGTTTCACTCGGGCTCGCCGAAGATCTCCAACTCCGGGGTCGACAATGTGGTCGCGCAGGGCTGA
- a CDS encoding ATP-binding protein, producing MPAPPVCQVCGTEPREGARFCDACGAALAPAVATAEYKQVTVLFADVVRSMDIAAALGPERLREVMTELVDQSAAVVQRYGGTVDKFTGDGIMALFGAPITLEDHAFRACLAALEIQEGVRKLAVEVGRRDGIDLRLRVGLNSGQVITGDLGATHLGYTAVGEQVGMAQRMETLAPPGGVMLSESTARLVEDRVVLGEPETVHIKGFATTVPARRLLSVDAGRRKPRQQSRLVGRQSEKDAVAELLDRAAGGEGTVITVTGRPGVGKTRLMRETLATARSGGVEVFVTYCESHTREVPFHVISRLLRAVFGLGGLTLEVARARVRAEIPEASAEDLVLLDDLLGIRDPDVPCPDITPDARRRRLVDLINTVSLARPGAALYVVDDAQWIDSVSESLLAEFAEAVPGMRAALIVVYRPEYSGPLSRIPGAHPFSLAPLRDSHIKELINELLGTDPSVAGLSTVIADHAAGLPFAAEEIVRDLAERGELEGAPGSYVCVREVREIQVPASLQGIIGARIDRLSATAKRTLNAAAVIGAQFDTELLKCLLGAVDLAPLVQAALVEQVGFTPHETYAFCHPLIQAVAYESQLISGRAELHRRVAAVLQRNYGEFTGQEASIVATQYGAAGDLREAYEWYMQAGTWYGGRDIRAARASWQQAQRFADRLPDDHPDRLAIRIASRALLCGSVFQVGGTPDDTGFDELRALTTQAGDKRSLAVGMAGHLTTLTFNSQHREAAAMATEFATLVESIGDPAMTAGLFYAAAQAKWEVGEATECLQLAQRIIDVAQGDPTMGNFVIGSPLAWAITLKGAAGMFLGRPGWRQDLEEGIAMARSFDPTTHPFAQLYKYAAAVQNGAVLPTAEDVRQTTESLNIARRSGDNAALAYALVNRATALIHSEGENIGEGFEYLAKAREMLVDEKLIVAIRRMTDAEIARGRARSGDLDGAIDLVSRILNAQFEAGTMMFRAPATAALVETLLARGGPGDVDAAQHAIDRLADVPVEPGFVLHEIPVLRLRALLARVHDDESGYRQLLQRFRARAHDVGFEGYVAQADAMAAD from the coding sequence ATGCCAGCACCGCCGGTGTGCCAGGTGTGCGGCACGGAGCCGCGTGAGGGTGCCCGCTTCTGCGATGCCTGCGGCGCCGCACTGGCGCCGGCGGTCGCGACCGCCGAATACAAGCAGGTGACCGTTCTTTTCGCGGACGTGGTGCGGTCGATGGACATCGCCGCGGCGTTGGGCCCCGAACGCCTGCGCGAGGTGATGACCGAGCTCGTCGATCAGTCCGCAGCCGTGGTCCAGCGTTACGGCGGCACCGTCGACAAGTTCACCGGCGACGGCATCATGGCGCTATTTGGAGCGCCAATCACGCTGGAAGACCATGCTTTTCGCGCCTGCCTTGCGGCACTGGAGATCCAGGAGGGGGTCCGCAAGCTGGCGGTCGAGGTGGGCCGCCGCGACGGGATCGACCTGCGGCTGCGGGTCGGGCTGAATTCCGGTCAGGTGATCACCGGCGATCTCGGCGCGACCCATCTCGGTTACACCGCGGTCGGCGAACAAGTGGGCATGGCCCAGCGGATGGAAACGTTGGCACCGCCCGGCGGTGTGATGCTCAGCGAATCGACGGCACGGCTCGTCGAGGACCGCGTCGTGCTGGGTGAGCCCGAGACCGTGCACATCAAGGGCTTCGCCACCACGGTACCGGCGCGTCGCCTGCTGAGCGTCGATGCTGGACGTCGCAAGCCCCGTCAGCAGTCCCGGCTGGTTGGACGCCAGAGCGAGAAGGACGCCGTCGCGGAGTTGCTGGACCGGGCCGCGGGCGGCGAGGGAACCGTGATCACGGTGACCGGTCGCCCGGGCGTGGGCAAGACCAGGCTGATGCGTGAGACGCTGGCGACAGCACGCAGCGGTGGTGTCGAAGTGTTCGTCACCTATTGCGAATCCCATACCCGCGAGGTCCCGTTCCACGTGATCTCGCGGCTGTTGCGCGCGGTCTTCGGTCTCGGCGGCCTCACCCTAGAGGTGGCGCGGGCGCGGGTGCGCGCCGAAATCCCCGAGGCGAGCGCCGAGGATCTGGTACTGCTCGACGACCTGCTCGGTATCCGCGACCCGGATGTGCCCTGCCCGGACATCACCCCGGACGCGCGGCGCCGCCGGTTGGTAGACCTGATCAACACCGTTTCGCTGGCTCGGCCCGGGGCCGCCCTCTACGTCGTCGACGATGCGCAGTGGATCGACAGCGTGAGCGAATCGCTGCTCGCCGAATTCGCGGAGGCGGTGCCCGGCATGCGTGCGGCCCTGATCGTCGTCTACCGGCCCGAATACTCTGGGCCCCTGTCCCGGATCCCGGGTGCTCATCCGTTTTCACTTGCGCCACTGCGCGATTCGCACATCAAAGAATTGATCAACGAGCTGTTGGGGACCGACCCTTCGGTGGCGGGCTTGTCGACGGTGATCGCCGATCACGCGGCCGGCCTGCCGTTCGCCGCCGAGGAGATCGTGCGCGATCTCGCCGAGCGGGGCGAACTCGAGGGCGCGCCGGGCTCCTACGTGTGTGTGCGCGAAGTGCGCGAAATTCAAGTTCCGGCGAGCCTGCAGGGCATCATCGGGGCACGCATCGACCGACTGAGCGCGACCGCGAAGCGCACCCTGAACGCCGCGGCCGTCATCGGTGCACAGTTCGACACCGAGCTGCTGAAGTGTCTGCTGGGTGCCGTCGACTTGGCGCCGCTGGTCCAGGCGGCACTCGTCGAACAGGTCGGCTTCACACCGCACGAGACATACGCGTTCTGCCATCCGCTTATTCAGGCGGTGGCCTACGAATCCCAGTTGATTTCCGGCAGAGCCGAATTGCATCGGCGAGTGGCGGCGGTGTTGCAGCGCAACTACGGCGAGTTCACTGGTCAAGAAGCCTCGATCGTCGCCACGCAGTACGGAGCGGCCGGGGATTTGCGCGAGGCCTACGAGTGGTACATGCAGGCCGGGACTTGGTATGGCGGGCGGGATATCCGCGCCGCCCGGGCCAGTTGGCAACAGGCGCAGCGATTCGCCGACCGGCTCCCCGACGATCACCCCGACCGGCTGGCCATTCGTATCGCATCGCGAGCACTGTTGTGCGGCAGTGTATTTCAGGTGGGCGGTACGCCGGACGACACCGGATTTGACGAATTGCGCGCCCTCACCACGCAGGCCGGCGACAAGCGGTCGTTGGCCGTCGGCATGGCGGGCCACCTCACCACGCTGACGTTCAACTCCCAGCACCGCGAGGCGGCCGCGATGGCCACGGAGTTCGCCACGCTCGTCGAGTCGATCGGCGATCCGGCCATGACGGCCGGGCTGTTCTATGCCGCCGCCCAGGCCAAGTGGGAGGTCGGCGAGGCGACAGAATGCCTGCAGCTGGCCCAGCGGATCATCGACGTCGCGCAGGGTGATCCCACCATGGGCAACTTCGTGATCGGCTCCCCGCTGGCCTGGGCGATCACGTTAAAGGGCGCGGCCGGAATGTTTTTGGGCCGGCCGGGTTGGCGGCAGGATCTCGAAGAGGGCATCGCGATGGCCCGGTCGTTCGATCCGACCACTCACCCGTTCGCGCAGCTGTACAAATATGCGGCCGCGGTGCAGAACGGCGCGGTGCTGCCCACCGCCGAAGACGTGAGGCAGACGACCGAGTCGCTGAACATCGCCCGACGCTCCGGCGACAACGCCGCTTTGGCGTACGCGCTGGTGAATCGGGCGACCGCGCTGATCCACTCCGAGGGCGAAAACATAGGGGAGGGCTTCGAATATCTGGCGAAGGCTCGCGAGATGCTCGTCGACGAGAAGCTGATCGTGGCGATTCGGCGCATGACCGACGCCGAAATCGCTCGCGGGCGTGCCCGCTCCGGCGATCTCGACGGCGCGATCGACCTGGTTTCCCGGATTCTCAACGCCCAGTTCGAGGCCGGGACAATGATGTTCCGGGCACCCGCGACTGCCGCGCTCGTCGAGACGCTGCTAGCGCGGGGCGGCCCCGGCGATGTCGACGCCGCGCAGCACGCGATCGACAGACTCGCGGACGTGCCGGTCGAGCCCGGATTCGTGCTGCACGAAATTCCGGTGTTACGGCTGCGGGCCCTGCTTGCCCGAGTCCACGACGACGAGTCCGGCTATCGGCAGCTCCTGCAACGCTTTCGGGCCAGAGCCCACGATGTCGGATTCGAGGGCTATGTGGCTCAGGCCGACGCGATGGCCGCGGACTGA